One genomic segment of Candidatus Baltobacteraceae bacterium includes these proteins:
- a CDS encoding alkaline phosphatase family protein: protein MKRHALFGLVLAALAGCGGSSGMPLPPHPNATHVNRSTASPIQHVVILIQENRSFDNLFATYPGADGATHGKMKTASGVVTVPLTKGPLVSRDVNHLHAAFLTEYDGKKMDGFGLVNFACIGCGKTGTNAYTYVDPSQIKPYWTLAQQYVLADHLFQTQSSGSFTAHQDLIRGNTHLNASAAVIDLTSSDPAGCDAKDPATTTALIYKKTKNVVTKVGPFPCFTWPTLRDLLDAKSVSWKYYVEPICCDGGPIWNAFEAIHAVRYGPEWGTNVSMPETNVFSDITKGQLPAVSWVIPKVGNSDHPGSPPDHGPAWVAQVANAIGHSPYWKSTAIIVVWDDWGGQFDHVPPPQKYYDGLGFRVPMLVISPYARKSYVSHTQYEFGSILRFVEDNWGLGHLNTTDVGVSSIDDVFNFSQKPRAFKTIPAPQSLEFFLHEPISTEPVDTE from the coding sequence ATGAAGCGTCACGCGTTGTTCGGTTTGGTTTTGGCGGCCCTCGCCGGCTGTGGGGGATCTTCGGGTATGCCGCTTCCGCCGCACCCGAACGCGACGCACGTCAATCGGTCCACCGCTTCGCCAATCCAGCACGTCGTGATTCTCATTCAAGAGAATCGCAGCTTCGACAACCTCTTTGCGACGTATCCGGGCGCGGACGGCGCGACGCACGGGAAGATGAAGACTGCTAGCGGCGTCGTTACGGTTCCCTTGACCAAGGGCCCGTTGGTGTCGCGCGACGTCAACCACCTTCACGCTGCCTTCCTGACCGAATATGACGGCAAGAAGATGGACGGCTTTGGCCTGGTAAACTTTGCCTGCATCGGCTGCGGAAAGACCGGAACGAACGCATATACGTACGTGGATCCAAGCCAAATCAAGCCGTATTGGACGCTGGCGCAGCAATACGTGCTGGCCGATCATTTATTTCAAACGCAGAGCAGCGGAAGCTTCACGGCGCACCAGGATCTGATTCGAGGCAACACCCACCTCAATGCCAGTGCCGCCGTCATCGATCTCACGTCGTCGGATCCCGCAGGCTGCGACGCGAAGGACCCGGCTACCACAACAGCGTTGATTTACAAGAAGACGAAAAACGTCGTTACGAAAGTTGGACCGTTCCCGTGCTTCACCTGGCCCACGCTTCGAGATTTGCTCGATGCTAAAAGCGTGTCGTGGAAGTACTACGTCGAGCCGATCTGCTGCGACGGCGGCCCAATCTGGAATGCCTTCGAGGCCATTCATGCGGTTCGGTACGGCCCGGAATGGGGCACCAACGTTTCGATGCCGGAAACCAACGTGTTCTCCGACATAACGAAGGGGCAGCTGCCGGCCGTATCGTGGGTCATTCCTAAGGTGGGCAACTCGGATCACCCCGGCTCACCGCCAGATCACGGACCCGCATGGGTTGCCCAAGTCGCCAACGCGATCGGGCATTCGCCGTACTGGAAATCCACGGCGATAATCGTCGTCTGGGATGATTGGGGCGGCCAGTTCGATCACGTCCCTCCACCGCAAAAGTACTACGACGGTTTGGGCTTCAGGGTTCCGATGCTGGTGATCTCGCCTTACGCGCGTAAGAGCTACGTCTCGCACACGCAGTACGAGTTCGGAAGCATCCTACGGTTCGTCGAGGACAACTGGGGCTTGGGACATCTCAACACGACCGATGTCGGCGTCAGCAGCATCGACGACGTCTTCAACTTCTCGCAAAAGCCGCGCGCCTTCAAGACGATTCCGGCTCCGCAGTCGCTCGAGTTCTTTCTGCACGAACCGATTTCGACCGAGCCCGTCGACACAGAGTAA
- a CDS encoding DUF2203 domain-containing protein, with protein sequence MKPFSPERANALLPKLTPLVDELLAKRRDLAIKLLESDPALHHVEQPHARLAAARSPFPPPRFGDLKLEIHRLIHRIESFGCIVKDIDLGLIDFPAIRAGEAMYLCWKAGEPAVQSWHGCDEGFSSRKPL encoded by the coding sequence ATGAAACCATTTTCGCCCGAACGGGCCAACGCTTTACTGCCAAAACTAACGCCGCTCGTCGACGAGCTCCTGGCGAAACGCCGCGATTTGGCCATTAAGCTGCTGGAGTCCGACCCGGCGTTGCACCACGTCGAGCAGCCGCACGCGCGGCTAGCCGCGGCCCGGTCGCCGTTTCCGCCGCCACGGTTCGGCGATCTGAAGTTGGAGATCCACCGGCTGATCCACCGGATCGAGTCCTTCGGCTGCATCGTCAAAGACATCGATCTGGGGCTGATCGATTTCCCGGCGATTCGCGCCGGAGAGGCGATGTATCTCTGCTGGAAAGCGGGCGAACCGGCCGTGCAAAGCTGGCACGGCTGCGACGAAGGCTTTTCCTCGCGGAAACCGCTTTAG
- the rapZ gene encoding RNase adapter RapZ, translating into MSLLRLVFVTGLSGAGQSQAIKSFEDLGFYCVEHLPPVALAATVAALALAGIENAAIALDVRGDDSLGDPCAAVDDMIRTHDARLLFLDAHDEQLVRRFSQTRRRHPLRQAGSLVEAIQADRRLLAPLRERASVVIDTSNLTHAGLKQRIATAFLPDRPTRLGVTIVAFGFKYGLPTDLDLLFDVRFLRNPNYEETLAPLTGENAAVAAFIESDPSLEPFLGKASDLIDFLLPRYLEEGKTQLTIGVGCTGGRHRSVYVGRRMLERLQADGRLEVAFEARDVRR; encoded by the coding sequence ATGAGTTTGCTGCGTCTCGTCTTCGTCACTGGTCTTTCCGGCGCCGGACAAAGTCAGGCTATTAAATCCTTCGAGGATCTGGGCTTTTACTGCGTCGAGCACCTTCCTCCCGTCGCGCTTGCTGCCACCGTTGCGGCACTCGCGCTGGCCGGGATCGAGAATGCCGCGATCGCGCTCGACGTCCGCGGCGATGATTCGCTCGGCGATCCCTGCGCCGCCGTCGACGATATGATACGTACCCACGATGCGCGGCTGCTCTTTCTCGACGCGCACGACGAGCAGCTCGTGCGCCGCTTTAGTCAAACGCGGCGACGCCATCCTTTGCGACAAGCCGGTTCGCTGGTCGAGGCGATACAGGCCGATCGCCGCCTGCTCGCGCCGCTGCGCGAACGCGCGAGCGTGGTTATCGATACGTCGAACCTCACGCACGCCGGGCTGAAGCAGCGTATCGCGACCGCGTTTTTGCCGGATCGCCCGACGCGTTTGGGCGTCACCATCGTAGCGTTCGGTTTCAAATACGGGCTGCCGACCGACTTAGATCTCCTGTTCGACGTGCGCTTCCTGCGAAACCCGAACTATGAGGAGACGCTCGCCCCGTTGACGGGTGAGAACGCCGCCGTTGCAGCATTTATCGAGAGTGATCCGTCGCTCGAACCGTTTTTGGGCAAGGCAAGCGACCTCATCGACTTTCTCCTGCCGCGCTATCTCGAAGAGGGCAAGACCCAGCTTACCATCGGCGTCGGCTGCACCGGCGGCCGGCATCGTTCGGTGTACGTCGGGCGGCGGATGCTCGAACGCTTACAGGCCGACGGGCGCCTCGAAGTAGCCTTTGAGGCCCGCGACGTGAGACGATAG
- a CDS encoding gluconeogenesis factor YvcK family protein, whose protein sequence is MKRRLSSSLQWLVPGLGIKRWALVAIFGVLLIFDAVARWLIAEGSGIDINEILDSIVDDYFSPAYLTAVLAVLGVFFTALGFRMWSRSVTRTPPGRSPQGFRDALTGLRLQQGYKVVAIGGGTGLSTLLRGLKRRTSNLTAIVTVSDDGGSSGRLQKELGVLPPGDVRNCLVALADDEALVTDLFRYRFTEGEGLTGHSFGNLFLAAMSGVTGNFDTAIKESSRVLNIVGRVLPATLSVARLCAELDDGTVVEGESNISQASRPIKRVFFDPPRAEPLDEVINAIRGADAIVLGPGSLFTSILPNFLVDRIAREVANAHAVKMYVCNVMTQPGETDGMSAADHVEALLRNSAARVFDYVLVNDEPPSRLAALYAEEGQLPVAPDTERIAALGVEPVCASIISETETVRHDPDKLAAVVISVIDRVVADRATLMKPASAYRQGEAAARLRSSS, encoded by the coding sequence GTGAAACGCCGCCTGAGTTCTTCGTTGCAATGGCTGGTGCCGGGGCTGGGAATCAAGCGCTGGGCGCTCGTAGCCATTTTCGGTGTTCTGCTGATCTTCGACGCGGTGGCGCGATGGCTGATCGCCGAAGGCAGCGGCATCGACATCAACGAGATCCTCGACTCGATCGTCGACGATTATTTCTCTCCCGCATACCTTACGGCCGTGCTCGCGGTGTTGGGCGTCTTCTTCACCGCGCTGGGATTTCGAATGTGGTCGCGCTCGGTCACGCGCACTCCGCCCGGACGCAGTCCACAAGGCTTCCGCGACGCGTTAACCGGGCTGCGCTTGCAGCAAGGGTACAAGGTCGTCGCCATCGGCGGCGGCACCGGACTCTCCACGCTGCTGCGCGGACTCAAACGGCGCACGAGTAACCTGACGGCGATCGTTACCGTGAGCGACGACGGCGGATCGTCGGGACGGCTGCAAAAAGAACTCGGCGTTCTGCCGCCCGGCGACGTGCGCAACTGTTTGGTGGCGCTTGCTGACGACGAAGCGTTGGTGACCGACCTCTTTCGCTACCGGTTTACCGAAGGCGAAGGTTTGACCGGCCACTCGTTCGGCAATTTGTTTTTGGCCGCGATGAGCGGCGTCACCGGAAATTTCGACACCGCGATCAAAGAGTCGAGCCGCGTGCTCAACATCGTCGGGCGCGTGCTGCCGGCGACTTTGAGCGTCGCGCGCCTGTGCGCCGAGCTCGACGACGGAACGGTCGTCGAAGGTGAGTCGAACATCTCGCAGGCGAGCCGGCCGATCAAGCGGGTCTTTTTCGATCCGCCGCGCGCCGAGCCGCTCGACGAAGTCATCAATGCCATCCGCGGCGCGGATGCGATCGTTCTTGGCCCCGGCTCGCTGTTTACGTCGATTCTGCCCAACTTCTTGGTCGACCGGATCGCTCGCGAAGTCGCCAACGCGCATGCCGTGAAGATGTACGTCTGCAACGTCATGACGCAGCCCGGCGAAACCGACGGCATGTCGGCCGCCGATCACGTAGAAGCGCTGCTGCGCAACTCCGCCGCGCGCGTGTTCGACTACGTTCTGGTCAACGACGAACCGCCTTCGCGATTGGCGGCGCTGTACGCAGAGGAAGGTCAGCTTCCCGTCGCGCCGGATACGGAGCGCATCGCCGCGCTGGGCGTCGAGCCCGTGTGCGCGAGCATCATCAGCGAAACCGAAACCGTTCGGCACGATCCCGATAAGTTAGCGGCGGTCGTGATTTCCGTGATCGATCGCGTCGTCGCCGATCGGGCGACGCTCATGAAACCCGCGAGCGCCTACCGTCAGGGTGAGGCGGCCGCGAGACTGAGATCGAGCTCGTAA
- a CDS encoding carboxypeptidase regulatory-like domain-containing protein, which produces MKLLPVALLAAIALAACNTDALPPAAGFTTISGTVLDAGSKTPVAGAVVTIDTVLTATTDASGKFTVEKVPSGIVDYTVQAKGYKVLSSTAQVEPSKPYELDLSLAAASP; this is translated from the coding sequence ATGAAATTGCTGCCCGTTGCGCTCCTTGCCGCCATTGCGCTCGCGGCGTGCAATACCGACGCGCTTCCGCCCGCCGCCGGCTTCACCACGATCAGCGGAACGGTGCTCGATGCCGGTTCGAAAACGCCGGTTGCGGGTGCCGTGGTCACGATCGATACCGTGCTGACGGCGACGACCGATGCGAGCGGGAAGTTTACGGTGGAAAAGGTGCCCAGCGGCATCGTCGATTACACCGTGCAAGCTAAAGGCTACAAGGTGTTATCTTCAACGGCGCAGGTCGAGCCGTCGAAACCTTACGAGCTCGATCTCAGTCTCGCGGCCGCCTCACCCTGA
- a CDS encoding cystathionine beta-synthase has protein sequence MATTVPSDRATGPTYCNNALEAIGNTPLVKLNKVTDGAACLVLAKVEYVNPGGSVKDRPAIAMLDAAEKQGQLKPGGTIVEPTSGNTGTGLAMAAAIRGYRCILVMPDKMSREKIDLLRAYGADVVVTPTNVPADSPESYYGVANRLAAEIPGAFQPNQFHNHFNPDAHYHSTGPEIWQQTHGTITHFVAGVGTGGTISGTARYLKEQNPNIHVVGADPEGSIYSGDIPRSFAVEGIGMNYLPETVDLRVIDEVVRVSDRDSFLMARRITREEGLLVGGSSGTAAVAAVRLAKTLPKEAIVVVVFPDSGRGYMSKIFNDDWMIANGFLPDAKRRATVGDVLRGKTPIPQLITVQQDDTVKTALDLLRKYEISQLPVMNGSEHVGSVNDIGVMQAVFDHADIVHEPISEVMGRAFPVLEQSEEIERAYKLLTLANPAIVVTDDGDPIGVVTRQDIITFLSTSSEVVRKA, from the coding sequence ATGGCCACCACCGTTCCCTCGGACCGGGCAACCGGTCCTACATACTGTAATAACGCGCTCGAAGCGATCGGAAACACACCGCTCGTCAAGCTCAATAAGGTGACCGACGGCGCTGCGTGTCTCGTTTTGGCGAAAGTCGAATACGTCAATCCCGGCGGCAGCGTAAAAGACCGCCCGGCAATCGCCATGCTCGACGCCGCCGAGAAACAAGGTCAACTCAAGCCCGGTGGAACGATCGTCGAACCCACCAGCGGCAACACCGGAACCGGTTTGGCCATGGCTGCCGCGATCCGCGGCTATCGCTGCATCCTGGTGATGCCCGATAAGATGTCGCGCGAAAAGATCGATCTGCTGCGCGCCTACGGCGCCGACGTCGTCGTCACGCCGACCAACGTTCCGGCCGACTCTCCGGAATCGTACTACGGCGTGGCCAACCGCCTCGCCGCCGAGATCCCGGGGGCGTTTCAGCCTAACCAATTTCACAACCATTTCAATCCCGACGCGCATTACCACTCGACGGGTCCGGAGATTTGGCAGCAGACGCACGGAACGATCACGCACTTCGTCGCCGGCGTTGGGACGGGCGGGACGATTTCCGGAACGGCTCGCTATTTGAAGGAACAAAATCCAAACATCCACGTCGTCGGCGCCGATCCAGAAGGCTCGATCTATTCGGGCGATATTCCGCGGTCGTTTGCGGTCGAGGGTATCGGCATGAACTATCTGCCCGAAACCGTCGATCTGCGCGTGATCGACGAAGTCGTCCGCGTTTCGGACCGCGACTCGTTCCTCATGGCGCGCCGAATTACGCGCGAAGAAGGCTTGCTCGTCGGCGGTTCGTCGGGAACGGCCGCGGTTGCCGCCGTCAGGCTCGCCAAGACGCTGCCCAAAGAGGCGATCGTCGTCGTCGTCTTCCCGGATTCGGGGCGCGGCTACATGTCGAAGATCTTCAACGACGACTGGATGATCGCCAACGGGTTCCTTCCCGACGCAAAGCGGCGCGCGACCGTCGGCGACGTGTTGCGGGGAAAGACGCCGATTCCGCAGCTCATCACCGTCCAGCAAGACGACACGGTCAAGACCGCCCTCGATCTGCTGCGCAAGTACGAGATCTCGCAGTTGCCCGTCATGAACGGCAGCGAACACGTCGGCAGCGTCAACGACATCGGCGTTATGCAGGCCGTCTTCGATCACGCCGACATCGTGCACGAGCCCATCAGCGAGGTCATGGGACGCGCGTTCCCGGTGCTCGAGCAGTCCGAGGAAATCGAGCGTGCCTACAAGCTGCTCACGCTGGCCAACCCGGCCATCGTCGTCACCGACGACGGCGACCCGATCGGCGTGGTGACGCGGCAAGACATCATCACGTTCTTGTCGACAAGCTCGGAAGTCGTTAGGAAAGCATGA
- a CDS encoding cystathionine gamma-synthase, producing the protein MKFSTRAIHVGQDADPTTGATIVPIYQTSTYTQDRVGEHKGFDYSRTVNPTRVALEKQLAALEDGSYGSAFASGMAATAAVLNLLSAGDHAVVSDDLYGGTYRLFSRVLARYGLHFTYVDMTDLEAVRAAIEPATKLFWLETPTNPLLKLVDIRAVVAMRKPGQIVAVDNTFATPYFQQPLTLGADVVVHSTTKYIGGHSDVVGGVAITNDKDLHETIKFHQNAVGGVPGPHDAWLTMRGAKTLALRMREHAHNAQAVAEFLESHDEVARVYYPGLPSHPQHALAKRQMSGFGGMVSFVLTGPPERGLDFAHRLKYFSLAESLGGVESLICHPARMTHGSIPKEDRERRGVTDGLLRLSVGIEDEDDLIDDLTQALAAVAPVTAV; encoded by the coding sequence ATGAAATTTTCAACCAGAGCAATTCACGTCGGGCAGGATGCAGATCCCACGACGGGCGCCACCATCGTTCCGATCTACCAGACGTCGACCTACACGCAAGATCGTGTCGGCGAGCACAAGGGCTTCGACTATAGCCGTACGGTCAACCCTACCCGCGTCGCGTTAGAAAAGCAGCTGGCAGCGCTGGAGGACGGCAGTTACGGCAGCGCGTTTGCCAGCGGTATGGCCGCGACGGCGGCCGTGCTCAACCTGCTCTCGGCCGGCGACCACGCCGTCGTCAGCGACGATCTCTACGGCGGAACCTACCGCCTCTTCTCACGCGTCCTCGCACGCTACGGGTTGCATTTCACGTACGTCGACATGACCGACCTCGAAGCCGTCCGCGCCGCGATCGAGCCGGCGACCAAGCTCTTCTGGCTCGAAACGCCGACCAACCCGCTGCTCAAGCTCGTCGACATTCGAGCCGTCGTCGCGATGCGCAAGCCCGGGCAAATCGTCGCCGTCGACAACACCTTCGCAACGCCCTATTTCCAGCAACCGCTGACGCTCGGTGCGGACGTCGTCGTTCACTCGACGACGAAATACATCGGCGGCCATAGCGACGTCGTCGGCGGCGTCGCGATCACCAACGACAAGGACCTTCACGAGACTATCAAGTTCCATCAGAACGCCGTCGGCGGCGTGCCGGGACCGCACGATGCCTGGCTGACGATGCGCGGCGCCAAGACGCTCGCGTTACGGATGCGCGAGCACGCGCACAACGCGCAAGCCGTGGCCGAGTTCCTGGAGTCGCACGACGAGGTCGCACGCGTCTACTATCCGGGTCTTCCGTCGCATCCGCAGCACGCGCTTGCGAAGCGCCAAATGAGCGGCTTCGGCGGAATGGTATCTTTCGTCTTGACGGGGCCACCGGAGCGCGGACTCGATTTCGCGCATCGATTGAAGTACTTCAGCTTGGCAGAAAGCCTCGGCGGCGTCGAATCGCTGATCTGTCATCCCGCGCGGATGACCCACGGTTCGATTCCGAAGGAGGATCGCGAACGCCGCGGCGTCACCGACGGACTGCTTCGCCTATCGGTCGGCATCGAAGACGAGGACGATTTGATCGACGATCTGACTCAGGCGCTCGCCGCGGTCGCGCCGGTCACCGCCGTTTAG
- a CDS encoding alpha/beta hydrolase-fold protein gives MLAKLLGLRGDLRIDFIQSTALAGNPLGDPSERPLAVYVPPGYDEEASRRYPVLYVLHGYTGNVAALLGSRPWETNVFQWVDRLVTERRMPPSILVAVDGFTRLGGSQYVDSIHNGNYATYVVDEIVGYVDKRYRTIAREGGRAVLGKSSGGFGAMHLVLEHPGTFCAFASHSGDSYFRYAHPMAFPDVHRTLERYQFDIGAFVDAFERKHKRAGPEYSTMEMLGYAAAYSPASSRAFDLDLPFEKKTGELREDVFARWLSFDPAERVAGARDRLERLRLRYLDCGRRDEYGLDIGARVVTQRIRDLGLEVRHEEFDDDHRNVGYRYEVSLPALTAVLDTKE, from the coding sequence ATGCTTGCCAAGCTCCTCGGCCTTCGCGGCGACCTGCGTATCGATTTCATTCAAAGCACGGCGCTCGCAGGAAACCCGTTGGGCGATCCGAGCGAACGGCCTCTGGCAGTGTACGTGCCGCCCGGCTACGACGAGGAAGCGTCGCGGCGCTATCCGGTGCTCTACGTGCTGCACGGCTACACCGGCAACGTCGCGGCCCTGCTCGGCTCGCGGCCGTGGGAGACCAACGTGTTTCAGTGGGTCGATAGGCTCGTTACCGAACGCCGAATGCCGCCCTCGATCCTCGTCGCGGTCGACGGCTTTACGCGACTGGGCGGCTCGCAATACGTCGACTCGATCCACAACGGCAACTACGCGACGTACGTCGTCGACGAGATCGTCGGATACGTGGACAAACGCTACCGTACCATTGCGCGTGAAGGCGGTCGCGCCGTGCTTGGCAAGTCGTCGGGCGGTTTTGGTGCGATGCACTTGGTTCTCGAGCATCCAGGCACGTTTTGCGCGTTTGCGTCGCATAGCGGCGATTCGTATTTCCGCTACGCGCATCCGATGGCGTTTCCCGACGTGCACCGCACGCTCGAGAGGTATCAGTTCGATATTGGCGCCTTCGTCGACGCGTTCGAGCGCAAGCATAAGCGCGCCGGCCCGGAGTATTCCACGATGGAAATGTTGGGCTACGCGGCGGCGTATTCGCCCGCCTCGAGCCGTGCCTTCGACCTCGACCTGCCCTTTGAGAAGAAGACGGGCGAGCTGCGCGAGGATGTCTTTGCCCGTTGGCTGTCGTTCGACCCGGCCGAGCGAGTCGCCGGCGCTCGCGACCGTTTGGAACGGCTGCGCTTGCGCTACTTGGACTGCGGCCGGCGCGACGAGTACGGTCTGGACATCGGGGCGCGAGTGGTGACCCAGCGCATTCGCGACCTCGGCCTCGAGGTGCGGCACGAGGAATTCGACGACGACCATCGCAATGTCGGCTACCGCTACGAAGTCTCTCTGCCGGCCCTCACCGCCGTTTTGGATACCAAGGAATGA
- a CDS encoding beta-galactosidase produces MGSRTSLTMHLLIAALLAWNTWHTSAIVQDHGYPVFTVDRQPFFVYGAAFFYERIPRDRWEASLDAYRAMGINTIDLYVIWNWHQPSAAVLPDFSGATDPRRDLKALLRLIHQRGLKVILRPGPVIRNEWRNGGYPDWLLRRPEYNMPLHDILEGRYPATATLQNAHADAAASEWLANSTHLRYASQWLRDVLTAVAPYSHDVIAIALDDDQGAYIDNDTYPAPHWHEYVDFLRLAVQSIVGDRVPLFLNTFEMKVPAAAPAWSWGDWYQSDAYSIGAHDLAELDFATGLLQTQPHVPLMQAEFQAGWLQGADEGKPRPADPTNTTLALNELLRDGMHGIVNFPVQDTVYPAGWEVPWANWDYFWDAALTDGLETSPRYGPTAEFGIWAIRRYGRLLARTHPAFDAAIIWPPSLYQAKTLTNADFAAFRDATLAMQRDCHARRLNCALVDLSYADAVWLHQYPKFVLPVVLSGAPPMRLLPQAVHRLRSLQRSGKLLTNLSNVRPLLDASSSTLLLADDSKFAFVDTINASASPRKIGPLRVRLANGTITVPSFALEARSARVIPVGISSRCESACVIRESGVGHGEPFTKTPKPIYVDFSAEAGARFRRLFGGPYPYNDVATSIGLLRDAVDPEPSPSTRDYIAAYTHPIPAGTFNRPYDCGHAALSPNTTVHCVYDAPDIPNGGALFERTIRNGASGDIVVNERFTPHDAASTARLKSISGFAYADGDTVVRPPDANGVGILDHGRLAMLRWLPGDVASVDVRLTRGAAIVTLICARRDVEFHLAIVAVADAAGAESLLREPIYGFTEKIVPQPSEP; encoded by the coding sequence ATGGGTTCGCGAACGTCGCTGACGATGCATCTTCTGATCGCCGCGCTCTTGGCATGGAACACGTGGCATACCTCGGCGATCGTGCAAGACCACGGTTATCCCGTCTTCACCGTCGACCGTCAACCGTTTTTCGTTTACGGTGCCGCCTTCTTCTACGAGCGCATTCCGCGCGACCGCTGGGAAGCATCGCTCGACGCCTATCGAGCGATGGGCATCAATACGATCGATCTCTACGTTATCTGGAACTGGCATCAGCCGTCGGCAGCAGTGCTTCCCGATTTTAGCGGTGCAACGGATCCCAGGCGCGACCTCAAAGCGTTGCTTCGGCTGATCCACCAACGCGGACTCAAAGTGATCTTGCGTCCGGGTCCCGTGATCCGCAACGAGTGGCGCAACGGCGGATATCCGGATTGGCTGCTGAGGCGGCCGGAGTACAACATGCCGCTCCACGACATTCTCGAGGGGCGTTATCCGGCTACCGCGACGCTTCAGAACGCTCACGCCGATGCTGCCGCGTCGGAATGGCTGGCGAACTCGACGCATCTTCGCTATGCATCGCAGTGGCTGCGCGACGTCTTAACGGCGGTTGCGCCCTACAGCCACGACGTCATCGCGATCGCACTCGACGACGATCAGGGCGCCTACATCGACAACGACACTTATCCCGCGCCGCACTGGCACGAGTACGTCGATTTTCTCCGCTTGGCCGTCCAGAGCATCGTGGGTGACCGCGTTCCCCTGTTTCTCAATACGTTCGAGATGAAAGTTCCGGCCGCCGCGCCGGCATGGTCGTGGGGCGACTGGTATCAGAGCGACGCGTACTCGATTGGCGCGCACGATCTCGCCGAGCTCGACTTCGCCACCGGATTGCTGCAGACGCAGCCGCACGTGCCGTTGATGCAAGCCGAGTTTCAAGCCGGCTGGCTGCAGGGTGCCGACGAAGGTAAACCGCGTCCCGCCGATCCAACGAATACAACGCTCGCGCTCAACGAACTCTTGCGCGACGGGATGCACGGCATCGTGAACTTCCCGGTGCAGGATACGGTATATCCAGCCGGCTGGGAAGTGCCGTGGGCGAACTGGGACTATTTCTGGGACGCGGCGCTGACCGACGGTTTGGAGACGTCGCCGCGGTACGGGCCGACGGCCGAGTTTGGCATTTGGGCCATACGTCGATACGGCCGGCTGCTAGCCCGAACCCATCCAGCCTTCGATGCGGCCATCATTTGGCCGCCGAGTCTCTATCAAGCCAAAACCTTGACGAACGCCGATTTTGCTGCATTCAGGGACGCGACGCTGGCAATGCAGCGCGACTGTCACGCCCGACGTTTGAACTGCGCGCTGGTCGATCTGTCATACGCGGATGCGGTTTGGCTTCATCAGTATCCCAAGTTCGTGCTTCCGGTTGTCCTAAGCGGTGCGCCTCCCATGCGGCTACTGCCGCAAGCCGTGCACCGGCTCCGATCACTACAGCGCTCGGGGAAGCTGCTCACGAACCTTTCAAACGTCCGGCCGTTGCTCGACGCGAGTTCATCGACGCTGCTCCTCGCCGACGATTCCAAGTTCGCGTTCGTCGATACCATTAACGCTAGCGCATCGCCGCGCAAAATAGGGCCTCTTCGCGTAAGGCTGGCAAATGGTACGATCACGGTACCTTCTTTCGCACTCGAAGCGCGATCTGCGCGCGTTATTCCCGTGGGAATTTCAAGCCGCTGCGAATCAGCGTGCGTTATCAGGGAATCCGGGGTCGGTCACGGAGAACCTTTTACAAAGACACCGAAGCCGATATACGTCGACTTTTCCGCGGAGGCCGGCGCGCGCTTTCGCCGGCTATTCGGCGGTCCATACCCCTACAATGACGTCGCAACGAGCATCGGCCTATTGCGCGACGCCGTCGATCCCGAGCCGTCGCCGTCGACGCGTGACTACATTGCCGCTTACACGCATCCGATCCCAGCCGGAACGTTTAATCGACCATACGATTGCGGGCACGCTGCGCTATCTCCGAATACCACGGTACACTGCGTTTACGACGCACCCGACATTCCCAACGGGGGAGCGTTGTTCGAGCGCACGATCCGAAACGGTGCGAGCGGCGATATCGTCGTCAACGAACGGTTCACTCCTCACGACGCCGCATCGACCGCACGTTTGAAGAGTATCTCCGGTTTCGCCTACGCCGATGGCGATACCGTGGTGCGTCCGCCCGACGCCAACGGCGTCGGGATCCTCGACCACGGACGGTTGGCGATGCTGCGTTGGCTGCCCGGTGACGTCGCAAGCGTCGACGTGCGACTGACGCGGGGTGCCGCAATCGTCACCCTAATCTGCGCGCGGCGCGACGTCGAGTTTCACCTCGCCATCGTTGCGGTAGCCGATGCCGCCGGGGCGGAAAGCTTGTTACGCGAGCCGATCTACGGTTTTACGGAGAAGATCGTTCCGCAACCCAGCGAACCGTAG